In the genome of uncultured Campylobacter sp., one region contains:
- a CDS encoding TIGR02757 family protein, with protein sequence MKSLKQILDYYADLKNCDADLFGAPDPLQVAKGHRNDVVALICALFAYGSAAQILKFLRSLDFSLLDGSDERISTELAGKKYRFQSPRDVAEIFITLKRLKNSLSIEESVLCGMQKSGRIEDGIDFLIGEIYKLNPHRSPGYEFFFGRGFAQKPTSPYKRYNLFLRWAVRDSDIDLGLYKKIEKSRLLIPLDTHTHKVSLKLGLIDRKSYDFEAVLQLTQSLRRFDPSDPIKYDFALYRLGQSGEIDKILPELSASLDKTAK encoded by the coding sequence ATGAAAAGCTTAAAGCAAATTTTAGATTACTACGCCGATTTGAAAAATTGCGACGCGGATCTTTTCGGCGCACCCGATCCGCTGCAGGTCGCAAAGGGACATCGAAACGACGTCGTAGCGCTCATCTGCGCGCTGTTTGCTTATGGGAGCGCGGCTCAAATTTTAAAATTCCTCCGCTCGCTTGATTTTTCACTTTTAGACGGGAGCGATGAGCGTATTAGTACGGAGCTTGCGGGCAAAAAATATAGATTTCAAAGCCCGCGCGACGTCGCTGAAATTTTTATAACTTTAAAACGGCTTAAAAATAGCCTTAGCATCGAAGAGAGCGTGCTTTGCGGTATGCAAAAAAGCGGACGGATCGAAGACGGAATAGATTTTTTAATCGGCGAAATTTACAAATTAAATCCCCACCGCAGCCCGGGGTATGAGTTTTTTTTCGGTCGAGGCTTTGCGCAAAAGCCCACGTCGCCGTATAAGCGCTACAATCTTTTCCTGCGCTGGGCGGTGCGCGACAGTGACATCGATCTGGGGCTGTACAAAAAGATCGAAAAATCGCGCCTACTCATCCCGCTCGATACCCATACGCACAAAGTTTCGCTTAAGCTTGGGCTGATCGATCGCAAGAGTTACGATTTTGAGGCAGTTTTGCAGCTTACGCAAAGCTTAAGGCGCTTCGATCCGAGCGATCCCATCAAATACGACTTCGCGCTGTATCGCCTCGGACAGAGCGGCGAGATAGATAAAATTTTACCCGAACTAAGCGCGAGTTTAGATAAAACTGCGAAGTAA
- a CDS encoding TSUP family transporter produces the protein MELELWQFAVLFAAAFFGGFIDSIAGGGGLISLPALLAVGVPPHVAIATNRFQGSFGSFTAALNFIRKGYVDAAEILHGVIFTFVGGLVGAYVLLLIDAKFLNYLIPILLLALFFYMIFSPNLGEAPAKPKMSKKSFYAIFGLILGFYDGFFGPGTGSFWTFALVGILGLYMKKAVAHTKVLNFTSNIVSLGVFIIGGQILWLVGAVMAVGQIAGSFAGSSLVMRCDVRFVRNMLLLVVAATILKLLYGLIAN, from the coding sequence ATGGAGCTTGAGCTTTGGCAATTTGCGGTGCTTTTTGCAGCGGCGTTTTTCGGCGGATTTATCGACTCGATCGCGGGCGGCGGCGGGTTGATTTCGCTGCCTGCACTGCTTGCCGTGGGCGTTCCGCCGCATGTAGCGATCGCCACAAATAGATTTCAAGGCAGCTTCGGAAGCTTCACCGCCGCTTTAAATTTCATCCGCAAGGGCTATGTCGATGCGGCGGAGATCTTGCACGGCGTGATTTTTACGTTCGTAGGCGGACTCGTCGGCGCTTATGTCCTGCTCCTAATCGATGCGAAATTCCTAAACTACCTCATTCCTATCCTGCTGCTGGCGCTTTTCTTTTATATGATTTTTTCGCCAAACCTTGGCGAAGCGCCCGCCAAACCCAAGATGTCAAAAAAGAGCTTTTACGCGATTTTCGGGCTTATTTTGGGGTTTTACGACGGATTTTTCGGCCCAGGTACGGGCTCGTTTTGGACGTTTGCACTCGTGGGAATTTTAGGGCTTTATATGAAAAAGGCGGTCGCACACACGAAGGTTTTAAATTTCACCTCAAACATCGTCTCTTTAGGCGTTTTTATCATCGGTGGGCAGATTTTATGGCTCGTCGGAGCGGTGATGGCGGTCGGACAGATCGCGGGCAGCTTCGCAGGCTCAAGCCTCGTGATGAGATGCGACGTGAGATTTGTGCGCAATATGCTTCTGCTCGTCGTTGCCGCCACGATTTTAAAGCTACTTTACGGACTGATTGCAAATTAA
- a CDS encoding RidA family protein, with the protein MQIISTPDAAQAIGPYSQAIKAGGLIFTSGQIALKPDGEFVAGGVEAQSRQVLQNLAAILKEAGATLQDAVKTTIFLADMGDFAAVNEIYAATFGEHKPARSTVQVAKLPKGALVEIEVIALARA; encoded by the coding sequence ATGCAGATCATTTCAACTCCCGATGCGGCACAGGCCATCGGGCCGTACTCTCAGGCGATCAAGGCTGGCGGGCTTATCTTTACCTCGGGGCAGATCGCGCTTAAGCCTGACGGCGAGTTCGTCGCGGGCGGCGTGGAGGCGCAGAGCAGGCAGGTTTTGCAAAACCTCGCCGCGATCTTGAAAGAGGCGGGCGCGACGCTGCAGGATGCCGTCAAAACGACGATTTTTCTGGCCGATATGGGCGATTTTGCCGCGGTGAACGAGATATACGCAGCGACGTTCGGCGAGCACAAGCCGGCTCGTAGCACGGTGCAGGTCGCCAAACTCCCCAAAGGCGCGCTTGTGGAGATCGAAGTAATAGCGCTGGCTAGGGCTTAG